A window of the Streptomyces albireticuli genome harbors these coding sequences:
- the moaA gene encoding GTP 3',8-cyclase MoaA translates to MLIDTYGRTATDLRVSLTDRCNLRCTYCMPEEGLSWLAKPDLLTDDEILRLVRIAVTDLGITEVRFTGGEPLLRPGLVSLVERCAALLPRPRMSLTTNGIGLARTAQALADAGLDRVNVSLDTLRPDVFRTLTRRKRHQDVLDGLAAARAAGLVPVKVNAVLMPGLNDDEAPDLLAWAVDNGYELRFIEQMPLDAQHGWKRDGMITAEDILASLRTRFELTPEGGTERGSAPAERWRVDGGPARVGVIASVTRPFCAACDRTRLTADGQVRTCLFAREESDLRGALRSGATDEEIAGLWRRAMWGKKAGSGLDDPEFLQPQRPMSAIGG, encoded by the coding sequence GTGCTCATCGACACCTACGGCCGCACCGCCACCGACCTACGCGTCTCCCTCACCGACCGCTGCAACCTCCGCTGCACCTACTGCATGCCCGAGGAAGGCCTGAGCTGGCTGGCCAAGCCCGACCTGCTCACCGACGACGAGATCCTCCGCCTGGTCCGGATCGCGGTCACCGACCTCGGCATCACCGAGGTCCGCTTCACCGGCGGCGAGCCCCTGCTCCGCCCCGGCCTCGTCTCCCTCGTCGAGCGCTGCGCCGCCCTGCTGCCCCGCCCCCGGATGTCCCTCACCACCAACGGCATCGGGCTGGCCCGTACCGCCCAGGCGCTCGCGGACGCCGGCCTCGACCGCGTCAACGTCTCCCTCGACACCCTGCGCCCCGACGTCTTCCGGACGCTCACCCGGCGCAAGCGCCACCAGGACGTCCTGGACGGCCTCGCCGCGGCCCGCGCCGCGGGGCTCGTCCCGGTCAAGGTCAACGCCGTCCTGATGCCCGGCCTCAACGACGACGAGGCACCCGACCTCCTCGCCTGGGCCGTCGACAACGGCTACGAACTGCGCTTCATCGAGCAGATGCCGCTCGACGCCCAGCACGGCTGGAAGCGCGACGGCATGATCACCGCCGAGGACATCCTCGCGAGCCTGCGCACCCGCTTCGAGCTGACCCCCGAGGGCGGCACCGAGCGCGGCTCCGCCCCCGCCGAGCGCTGGCGGGTCGACGGCGGCCCCGCCCGGGTCGGCGTGATCGCCTCCGTCACCCGCCCCTTCTGCGCCGCCTGCGACCGCACCCGCCTCACCGCCGACGGCCAGGTGCGCACCTGCCTGTTCGCGCGCGAGGAGTCCGACCTGCGGGGCGCGCTGCGCTCCGGTGCCACGGACGAGGAGATAGCCGGGCTGTGGCGGCGGGCCATGTGGGGCAAGAAGGCCGGCTCCGGCCTCGACGACCCGGAGTTCCTCCAGCCGCAGCGGCCGATGTCGGCGATCGGCGGCTAG
- a CDS encoding DUF3099 domain-containing protein, with the protein MRKQGGAEVFRITGARRGLAEDVRGRQRRYVVSMLIRTLSVVLTVVLWNVERYVAIGTLVLGALLPYVAVVIANAGRENAPSLPGTFVPAPTRPVLPPPPPADMAESGSESGRRATSSPSGDQGRDHD; encoded by the coding sequence ATGCGGAAGCAGGGCGGGGCGGAGGTCTTCAGGATCACCGGGGCCCGTCGTGGACTGGCCGAGGACGTGCGCGGCCGCCAGCGTCGCTACGTCGTCTCGATGCTGATCCGCACCCTCTCGGTGGTGCTCACCGTGGTGCTGTGGAACGTCGAGCGCTATGTGGCCATAGGCACGCTGGTCCTGGGCGCGCTGCTGCCGTACGTCGCGGTCGTGATCGCCAACGCGGGCCGGGAGAACGCCCCTTCGCTGCCCGGTACGTTCGTGCCCGCCCCGACCCGTCCGGTGCTGCCGCCCCCGCCTCCCGCGGACATGGCGGAATCAGGGTCGGAATCCGGCCGCCGGGCGACATCGTCGCCCTCCGGTGATCAGGGGCGTGACCACGACTGA
- a CDS encoding GlsB/YeaQ/YmgE family stress response membrane protein: MSWLWAIIVGLVLGLIAKAILPGKQQIPLWLTVIFGMIGSVLGNWAATGLGINETKGIDWGRHLLQLAGAVLVVAIGDRLWVGMRGGRKTHA; this comes from the coding sequence ATGAGCTGGTTGTGGGCAATCATCGTAGGTCTGGTCCTGGGCCTCATAGCCAAGGCGATCCTGCCGGGCAAACAGCAGATCCCCCTCTGGCTGACGGTCATCTTCGGCATGATCGGCAGCGTTCTCGGGAACTGGGCGGCCACCGGCCTCGGCATCAACGAGACCAAGGGCATCGACTGGGGCCGGCACCTGCTCCAGCTGGCGGGCGCGGTCCTCGTGGTCGCCATCGGCGACCGATTGTGGGTGGGGATGCGAGGCGGCAGGAAAACCCACGCTTGA
- the tyrS gene encoding tyrosine--tRNA ligase, whose amino-acid sequence MTRLGESVARASELLAQDLSSDQTVQRLLTETGSRRYLDLTDLSAKEQAELIASRTVEVLPGVAKLAERIDARKAEGKGLSIKLGIDPTAADVHLGHAVPVIILSRFQRMGHDVTLLIGDFTAKIGDPTGRTAERPPLTDEDIARNLAGYREQVRPFFDFEKVTFVQNSSWLAPYTFPELLGLLSQVPVSQLLQREDFRTRLAAGSGLSMAELLYPIAQGLDSVALDCDVELGGADQLLNLQMGRKLMELRGQKPQLVVTMPLIEGTDGTGAKMSKSKGNYVGLTAPADDVFGKIMSVPDRLMEPYLKAWTEWTDQEVALVLARVEDRSLHPMDLKKVLAGEVVTALYGVEAAMAARAGFVAQFSKKSFTDVESLPVVDLAEHGAEPATTVLSQVLGFQPSASAARRVAKQNGLRLIVEHAGGQESVVLAEAAAVRPLAEVVKETLADAAGAGAGEITGVYLKAGRKIAQLSGV is encoded by the coding sequence ATGACACGCCTCGGCGAATCCGTCGCCCGCGCCAGCGAGCTCCTCGCGCAGGACCTCTCCTCCGACCAGACCGTCCAGCGGCTGCTCACGGAGACGGGCTCGCGGCGCTATCTCGACCTGACGGATCTGTCGGCGAAGGAGCAGGCCGAGCTGATCGCCTCGCGCACCGTCGAGGTGCTGCCGGGCGTGGCGAAGCTCGCCGAGCGCATCGACGCGCGGAAGGCCGAGGGCAAGGGCCTCTCGATCAAGCTGGGCATCGACCCGACCGCGGCCGACGTCCACCTCGGGCACGCCGTGCCGGTGATCATCCTCAGCCGGTTCCAGCGCATGGGCCACGACGTCACCCTGCTCATCGGTGACTTCACGGCCAAGATCGGCGACCCGACGGGCCGTACGGCGGAGCGTCCGCCGCTGACGGACGAGGACATCGCCCGGAACCTGGCGGGCTACCGCGAGCAGGTCCGGCCGTTCTTCGACTTCGAGAAGGTCACGTTCGTCCAGAACAGCTCCTGGCTGGCGCCGTACACCTTCCCGGAGCTGCTCGGCCTGCTCTCCCAGGTGCCGGTCTCGCAGCTGCTCCAGCGCGAGGACTTCCGCACCCGGCTGGCGGCCGGCTCGGGCCTCTCCATGGCGGAGCTGCTCTACCCGATCGCGCAGGGCCTGGACTCGGTCGCGCTGGACTGCGACGTCGAGCTCGGCGGCGCGGACCAGCTGCTCAACCTCCAGATGGGCCGCAAGCTGATGGAGCTGCGGGGCCAGAAGCCGCAGCTCGTCGTCACGATGCCGCTGATCGAGGGCACGGACGGCACGGGCGCGAAGATGTCCAAGTCCAAGGGCAACTACGTGGGCCTGACCGCCCCGGCCGACGACGTCTTCGGCAAGATCATGTCGGTGCCGGACCGGCTGATGGAGCCCTACCTCAAGGCCTGGACCGAGTGGACGGACCAGGAGGTCGCCCTGGTGCTGGCCCGGGTCGAGGACCGGTCGCTGCACCCGATGGACCTCAAGAAGGTCCTGGCCGGCGAGGTCGTGACGGCGCTGTACGGCGTCGAGGCGGCCATGGCGGCGCGGGCCGGGTTCGTCGCGCAGTTCTCGAAGAAGAGCTTCACCGACGTGGAGTCGCTGCCCGTGGTGGACCTCGCGGAGCACGGCGCGGAGCCCGCGACGACGGTGCTCAGCCAGGTCCTGGGCTTCCAGCCGAGCGCCTCGGCCGCGCGCCGGGTCGCCAAGCAGAACGGCCTGCGGCTGATCGTGGAGCACGCGGGCGGCCAGGAGTCGGTCGTGCTGGCCGAGGCCGCGGCTGTCCGTCCGCTGGCGGAGGTCGTCAAGGAGACCCTGGCCGACGCGGCCGGGGCCGGCGCGGGCGAGATCACCGGGGTGTACCTGAAGGCCGGCCGGAAGATCGCGCAGCTCTCCGGCGTCTGA
- a CDS encoding metallopeptidase TldD-related protein has protein sequence MSRRHKPHEIVERALELSRADGCVVIASEESTANLRWAGNALTTNGVTRGRTVTVIATVDGTEGTASGVVSRSAVTAAELEPLVRAAEAAAREAGPAEDARPLVTGVPRSADFTDGPAETSSAVFDAFAPALGESFARARAEGRELYGFAHHEVASHYLGTSTGLRLRHDQPTGTLELNAKSPDRLRSAWAGRATRDFRDVDPLELDADLARRLSWAERRIELPAGRYETLLPPTAVADLLIYQQWSAAARDAAEGRTVFSRAGGGTRVGEKLSGLPLTLRSDPAAEGLECAPFVLTASSGDDASVFDNGLPLGRTDWIRDGVLEHLVTTRHSAGLTDLPVAPFVDNLILDGGGTRSLDEMVAATERGLLLTCLWYIREVDPASLLLTGLTRDGVYLVENGEVVGEVNNFRFNESPVSLLSRATEAGRTERTLPREWGDYFTRAATPALRVPDFNMSSVSQGV, from the coding sequence GTGAGCCGTCGTCACAAGCCCCACGAGATCGTCGAGCGCGCCCTGGAGCTGTCCCGCGCCGACGGCTGCGTGGTGATCGCGAGCGAGGAGTCCACCGCCAACCTGCGCTGGGCCGGCAACGCCCTGACCACCAACGGCGTCACCCGCGGCCGTACGGTCACCGTGATCGCGACCGTCGACGGCACGGAGGGCACCGCCTCCGGCGTCGTCTCCCGGTCGGCGGTCACCGCGGCCGAGCTGGAGCCGCTGGTGCGGGCCGCCGAGGCCGCCGCGCGGGAGGCCGGGCCGGCCGAGGACGCCCGGCCGCTGGTGACCGGTGTGCCGCGGTCCGCCGACTTCACGGACGGGCCCGCCGAGACCTCCTCCGCGGTCTTCGACGCCTTCGCGCCCGCGCTCGGCGAGTCCTTCGCCCGTGCCCGCGCCGAGGGCCGCGAGCTCTACGGCTTCGCGCACCACGAGGTCGCCTCGCACTACCTCGGCACCTCGACGGGGCTGCGGCTCCGCCACGACCAGCCCACCGGCACGCTGGAGCTGAACGCCAAGTCCCCGGACCGGCTGCGCTCCGCCTGGGCGGGCCGGGCCACCCGGGACTTCCGCGACGTCGACCCGCTGGAGCTGGACGCCGACCTCGCGCGCCGGCTCTCCTGGGCCGAGCGGCGGATCGAGCTGCCCGCCGGGCGGTACGAGACGCTGCTGCCGCCGACCGCCGTGGCCGACCTGCTGATCTACCAGCAGTGGTCGGCGGCGGCCCGGGACGCGGCCGAGGGCCGTACGGTCTTCTCCAGGGCGGGCGGCGGCACCCGGGTCGGCGAGAAGCTGTCGGGGCTGCCGCTGACGCTGCGCAGCGACCCGGCCGCCGAGGGCCTGGAGTGCGCGCCCTTCGTGCTCACCGCGAGCTCCGGCGACGACGCGTCCGTCTTCGACAACGGCCTGCCGCTGGGCCGCACGGACTGGATCCGGGACGGGGTGCTGGAGCACCTGGTGACCACCCGGCACAGCGCCGGTCTGACGGACCTGCCGGTGGCCCCCTTCGTCGACAACCTGATCCTGGACGGGGGCGGCACCCGCTCGCTGGACGAGATGGTCGCCGCCACCGAGCGCGGCCTGCTGCTGACCTGCCTCTGGTACATCCGCGAGGTCGACCCGGCGTCGCTGCTGCTCACCGGGCTGACCCGGGACGGCGTCTATCTGGTGGAGAACGGCGAGGTCGTCGGCGAGGTCAACAACTTCCGCTTCAACGAGTCGCCGGTCTCGCTGCTCTCCCGCGCCACCGAGGCCGGGCGGACCGAGCGGACGCTGCCGCGCGAGTGGGGCGACTACTTCACCCGTGCCGCGACGCCCGCCCTGCGCGTGCCGGACTTCAACATGAGCTCGGTCAGCCAGGGGGTGTGA